A genomic segment from Bradyrhizobium sp. CB1015 encodes:
- a CDS encoding ABC transporter substrate-binding protein, which produces MKDFTRRALLQGGTALAATGALTGPALFEFAKAWAADSPWKAEPGAKLTVMRWKRFVPAEDDAFNAMVAAFKSATGTEMNVFSESFEDVQPKASVAANTGSGLDVAWGLHTLPQLFPTKVLKMNDVADYLGKKYGGWTDAAAKTCKLGEDWLGIPVATNGGYMTYRKSATDKAGFKEFPKDFPSFLEMCKALKANNTPAGFALGHASGDANGWLHWILWGHNAWTVNEKDQVSINSPETAKALEYCKALYETFIPGTPSWNDSSNNKAYLAGELYCTLNGISIYVAAKTDPTKKELAEDTYHALHPVGPVGKPTELQLTLPILAFNFTKYPNAAKAFVAFMLEKENYEKWLDGAQGYLQQTLNAYESASVWTADPKNAVFSQASKRTLPASGIGTVGEKAATAIADFIVVDMFANYCTGAKDAKGAMAEAERQLKRIYR; this is translated from the coding sequence ATGAAAGACTTTACCCGCCGGGCATTGCTACAGGGCGGAACGGCGTTGGCTGCGACCGGCGCGCTGACTGGGCCCGCGCTGTTCGAGTTTGCGAAAGCCTGGGCGGCGGACTCGCCGTGGAAAGCCGAGCCCGGCGCGAAGCTGACCGTGATGCGCTGGAAGCGCTTCGTTCCGGCGGAGGACGATGCGTTCAATGCCATGGTCGCGGCTTTCAAGTCCGCCACCGGCACCGAGATGAACGTATTCAGCGAGTCCTTCGAGGACGTGCAGCCGAAGGCATCCGTTGCAGCCAACACGGGCTCCGGCCTCGACGTCGCCTGGGGCCTGCACACGTTGCCGCAGCTGTTCCCGACCAAAGTCCTGAAAATGAACGACGTCGCCGACTATCTCGGCAAGAAATATGGCGGCTGGACGGACGCTGCAGCAAAGACCTGCAAGCTTGGCGAAGACTGGCTGGGCATCCCTGTCGCGACCAACGGCGGCTATATGACCTACCGGAAGTCGGCGACGGACAAAGCGGGCTTCAAGGAATTCCCGAAAGATTTCCCAAGCTTCCTGGAGATGTGCAAAGCGCTCAAGGCGAACAACACGCCGGCCGGCTTTGCCCTCGGACACGCGAGCGGCGATGCCAACGGCTGGCTGCACTGGATCCTCTGGGGCCACAATGCGTGGACTGTCAATGAGAAGGATCAGGTCAGCATCAATTCGCCCGAGACCGCAAAGGCGCTAGAGTATTGCAAAGCGCTTTACGAGACTTTCATCCCAGGCACGCCTTCCTGGAACGACTCATCCAATAATAAGGCGTACCTGGCCGGTGAACTCTATTGCACCCTCAACGGCATTTCGATCTATGTTGCCGCCAAGACCGATCCTACCAAGAAGGAACTGGCGGAAGATACCTATCACGCGCTGCACCCGGTCGGACCGGTCGGCAAGCCGACCGAGCTGCAGCTTACGCTGCCGATCCTCGCCTTCAACTTCACCAAGTATCCGAACGCGGCGAAGGCCTTCGTCGCCTTCATGCTGGAGAAGGAGAACTACGAGAAGTGGCTGGATGGCGCGCAAGGCTATCTGCAGCAGACCTTGAACGCCTATGAATCGGCGTCGGTCTGGACGGCCGATCCCAAGAACGCCGTGTTCTCGCAGGCCTCCAAGCGCACGCTGCCGGCGTCCGGCATCGGCACCGTCGGTGAGAAGGCGGCGACCGCGATCGCCGATTTCATCGTCGTCGACATGTTCGCCAATTACTGCACCGGCGCCAAGGATGCGAAGGGCGCGATGGCGGAAGCCGAGCGGCAGCTGAAGCGCATCTATCGCTGA
- a CDS encoding carbohydrate ABC transporter permease, whose protein sequence is MADVAIPRAKPQVSEDSAWTQLKHNRNWLGFWFMVPAMAFLIFFLAYPLGLGIWLSFTDTRIGRVGHFIATENYEWLWDDSIFWLSVFNTLLYTFVASALKFAIGLYLALLLNENMPFKAMLRAMVLIPFIVPTVLSALAFWWIFDSQFSIISWSLKHLGLINQNINFLGDTTWARICVIFANIWRGVPFVAITLLAGLQTVSPSLYEAATLDGATRWQNFRFITYPLLTPIIAVVMTFSVLFTFTDFQLIWAMTRGGPVNATHLMATLSYQRAIIAGQLGEGAAISSAMIPFLLAAIMVSWFGLQRRKWQQGESND, encoded by the coding sequence ATGGCTGATGTCGCAATTCCCCGGGCCAAGCCTCAGGTGAGCGAGGACAGCGCCTGGACCCAGCTCAAACACAACCGCAACTGGCTCGGCTTCTGGTTCATGGTGCCGGCCATGGCATTCCTGATCTTCTTCCTGGCCTATCCGCTGGGGCTCGGCATCTGGCTGTCCTTCACGGACACGCGCATCGGCAGGGTCGGGCACTTCATCGCCACCGAGAATTACGAGTGGCTGTGGGACGATTCCATCTTCTGGCTGTCGGTGTTCAACACGCTGCTCTACACCTTCGTCGCCAGCGCCCTCAAATTCGCGATCGGCCTCTACCTCGCGCTGCTGCTGAACGAGAACATGCCGTTCAAGGCGATGCTGCGCGCGATGGTGCTGATTCCCTTCATCGTGCCGACGGTGCTCTCGGCGCTGGCGTTCTGGTGGATCTTCGACTCGCAATTCTCCATCATCTCCTGGTCGCTGAAGCATCTCGGCCTGATCAACCAGAACATCAACTTCCTCGGCGACACGACCTGGGCACGCATTTGCGTGATCTTCGCCAATATCTGGCGCGGCGTGCCCTTCGTGGCGATCACGCTGCTCGCGGGGCTGCAGACCGTCTCGCCCTCGCTCTATGAAGCGGCGACGCTCGACGGCGCCACGCGCTGGCAGAATTTCCGCTTCATCACCTATCCGCTGCTGACGCCGATCATCGCCGTGGTGATGACCTTCTCCGTGCTGTTCACCTTCACCGATTTCCAGCTGATCTGGGCGATGACGCGTGGCGGCCCGGTCAACGCCACGCATCTGATGGCAACCTTGTCCTATCAGCGCGCGATCATCGCCGGGCAGCTCGGCGAGGGCGCCGCGATCTCCAGCGCCATGATTCCGTTCCTGCTCGCCGCCATCATGGTCTCGTGGTTCGGATTGCAGCGCCGGAAGTGGCAGCAGGGAGAGAGCAATGACTGA
- a CDS encoding carbohydrate ABC transporter permease, which yields MTDLPTRSIDLKNVLSGSAPTADHSEGMSYLQSVPRRIVTLYLPLTIIVVVLLFPFYWMALTSVKPDEQLLDLDKYNPFWTWSPTFKHFYKLLFESYYPHWLWNTMYVAVCATILSIIASVLAAYAIVRLRYKGANLVGGLIFLAYLVPPSILFIPLATVVFQYGLFDSPLALILTYPTILIPFSTWLLMGYFKTIPFELEECALIDGASRWQILIKIVLPLAVPGLISAFIFCFTLCWNEFIYALTFLQSTSNKTVPVAIVNEFVDGDIYRWGSLMAGALAGSLPLVILYAFFVEHYVSAMTGAVKE from the coding sequence ATGACTGACCTGCCCACCAGATCCATCGATCTCAAGAATGTGCTGTCGGGCTCGGCGCCTACGGCCGATCACAGCGAGGGCATGAGCTATCTGCAGTCGGTGCCGCGCAGGATCGTGACGCTGTATCTGCCGCTCACGATCATCGTCGTCGTCCTGCTGTTCCCGTTCTACTGGATGGCGCTGACCTCGGTGAAGCCCGACGAGCAGCTGCTCGATCTCGACAAGTACAACCCGTTCTGGACCTGGAGCCCGACGTTCAAGCATTTCTACAAGCTGCTGTTCGAGAGCTATTATCCGCATTGGCTCTGGAATACGATGTACGTCGCGGTCTGCGCCACGATCCTGTCGATCATCGCATCGGTGCTCGCGGCCTACGCCATCGTGCGCTTGCGTTACAAGGGGGCCAATCTCGTCGGCGGGCTGATCTTCCTCGCCTATCTCGTGCCGCCGTCGATCCTTTTCATTCCGCTCGCCACGGTCGTTTTCCAGTACGGTCTGTTCGACTCGCCGCTGGCGCTGATCCTGACCTATCCGACCATCCTGATCCCGTTCTCGACCTGGCTGCTGATGGGCTATTTCAAGACCATCCCGTTCGAGCTCGAGGAATGCGCCCTGATCGACGGAGCGAGCCGCTGGCAGATCCTGATCAAGATCGTGCTGCCACTCGCCGTCCCAGGCCTGATCTCGGCCTTCATCTTCTGCTTCACGCTGTGCTGGAACGAGTTCATCTACGCCCTGACGTTCCTGCAATCGACCAGCAACAAGACGGTGCCGGTCGCGATCGTGAACGAGTTCGTGGACGGCGACATCTACCGCTGGGGCTCGCTGATGGCGGGCGCGCTGGCCGGCTCGCTGCCGCTCGTGATCCTTTACGCCTTCTTCGTGGAGCATTATGTGTCGGCGATGACCGGCGCCGTGAAGGAATGA
- the denD gene encoding D-erythronate dehydrogenase, translating into MHILVLGAAGMVGRKLCERLLRDGRLGKSDITKLTMHDVVEPKKPETAGFPVETVSGDFAVPGAAEKLIAGRPDVIFHLAAIVSGEAELDFDKGYRINLDGTRMLLDAIRLAGGGYKPRVVFTSSIAVFGAPFPDAIGDEFFQTPLLSYGTQKAIGELLLADYSRRGFLDGIGIRLPTICIRPGLPNKAASGFFSNILREPLAGKEAILPVSEDVRHWHATPRSAVGFLLHAGTMDLATVGPRRNLTMPGLSATVGEQIAALKRVAGEKVAARIKREPDPFIVGIVGGWPRNFDARRSRELGFTTAEKTFDDIIRIHIEDELGGNFVA; encoded by the coding sequence TTGCACATTCTGGTTCTCGGCGCCGCCGGCATGGTCGGCCGCAAACTCTGTGAACGGCTGCTGCGCGACGGCCGGCTCGGCAAGAGCGACATCACGAAATTGACCATGCACGACGTGGTCGAGCCCAAGAAGCCGGAGACAGCCGGCTTCCCGGTCGAGACCGTGTCAGGCGATTTCGCCGTGCCGGGCGCGGCCGAGAAGCTGATCGCCGGCCGTCCCGACGTGATCTTCCATCTCGCCGCGATCGTCTCCGGCGAGGCCGAGCTCGATTTCGACAAGGGCTATCGCATCAATCTCGATGGCACGCGGATGCTGCTCGATGCGATCCGCCTGGCGGGCGGCGGCTACAAGCCGCGCGTGGTGTTCACGTCCTCGATCGCAGTGTTCGGCGCGCCGTTTCCCGATGCGATCGGCGACGAGTTCTTCCAGACCCCGCTGCTCAGCTACGGTACCCAGAAGGCGATCGGCGAACTCCTGCTCGCCGACTATTCCCGTCGCGGCTTCCTCGACGGCATCGGCATCCGCCTGCCGACCATCTGCATCCGGCCGGGCCTGCCCAACAAGGCGGCGTCGGGCTTCTTCTCCAACATCCTGCGTGAGCCGCTGGCCGGCAAGGAGGCGATCCTCCCGGTCTCCGAGGACGTCCGCCACTGGCACGCCACGCCGCGCTCGGCCGTCGGCTTCCTGCTTCACGCCGGCACCATGGATCTCGCCACCGTCGGCCCGCGTCGCAACCTGACCATGCCCGGCCTGTCGGCGACGGTCGGCGAGCAGATCGCCGCCTTGAAGCGGGTTGCGGGCGAGAAGGTCGCCGCGCGCATCAAGCGCGAGCCCGATCCATTCATCGTCGGCATCGTCGGCGGCTGGCCGCGCAACTTCGACGCCAGGCGGTCGCGCGAGCTCGGCTTCACCACCGCCGAGAAGACGTTCGACGATATCATCCGCATTCACATCGAAGACGAGCTCGGCGGCAACTTCGTCGCCTGA
- a CDS encoding sugar kinase, giving the protein MASVACIGECMVELRQAQGGASAGQGGGLYSRGFGGDTLNTAVYLARLDVKVDYLTALGDDALSDEMVAAWNAEGVGTRRVVRLAGKLPGLYMIQTDGKGERQFFHWRDSAAARQLMSLPDTDELLNSLMSYDVVYLSAITLSIYDAAGRERLFAAIKRARLLGTRFVFDTNFRARGWPDRDIAREVFATAFAAADIVLTSTEDLLALHPGESHDQLMARIPTPELVFRLPEPVSLLRYPGGASEVRAEPMTKPVVDTTAAGDSFAAAYIAARLAGAEPVEAAEAGHRLASLVICYPGAIIPGYAMPPKKRHRPAASRQANK; this is encoded by the coding sequence ATGGCGAGCGTTGCTTGCATCGGTGAATGCATGGTCGAGCTCCGGCAGGCCCAAGGCGGCGCGTCCGCCGGGCAGGGCGGTGGTCTCTACTCACGCGGCTTCGGCGGCGATACCCTCAACACGGCCGTGTATCTGGCGCGGCTGGACGTCAAGGTCGATTATCTCACCGCGCTTGGCGACGACGCCCTGAGCGATGAGATGGTCGCGGCCTGGAATGCGGAAGGCGTCGGCACGCGGCGTGTCGTGCGGCTCGCGGGCAAGCTGCCCGGCCTCTACATGATCCAGACGGATGGCAAGGGCGAGCGCCAGTTCTTCCACTGGCGCGACAGTGCGGCCGCGCGCCAGCTGATGAGCCTGCCGGACACGGACGAGTTGCTCAACTCGCTGATGAGCTACGACGTCGTCTATCTCTCAGCCATTACGCTCTCGATCTACGACGCGGCCGGGCGCGAGCGCCTGTTCGCCGCGATCAAGCGCGCGCGCCTGCTCGGCACCCGCTTCGTGTTCGACACCAATTTTCGCGCCCGGGGATGGCCGGACCGCGATATCGCGCGGGAGGTGTTTGCGACCGCCTTCGCGGCCGCCGACATCGTGCTGACCTCGACCGAGGACCTGCTCGCGCTCCATCCCGGCGAAAGTCACGACCAGCTGATGGCGCGCATCCCGACCCCGGAGCTGGTGTTCCGTCTGCCCGAGCCGGTGAGCCTGTTGCGCTACCCCGGCGGCGCCAGCGAGGTCCGCGCCGAGCCCATGACCAAGCCCGTGGTCGATACCACCGCCGCCGGCGACAGCTTCGCCGCCGCCTATATCGCGGCCCGGCTCGCCGGCGCCGAGCCGGTCGAGGCGGCCGAGGCCGGACATCGCCTCGCCAGCCTCGTGATCTGCTATCCCGGCGCCATCATTCCGGGCTATGCCATGCCGCCGAAGAAGCGGCACCGGCCGGCGGCCTCCCGCCAGGCCAACAAGTAA
- the eda gene encoding bifunctional 4-hydroxy-2-oxoglutarate aldolase/2-dehydro-3-deoxy-phosphogluconate aldolase, whose amino-acid sequence MTTAAQQNHLVALFKAATVIPVLTIERIQDAVPLARALLAGGVRTLEVTLRTPVAIEAARAVMTEVPEAVVGIGTILNPADFSRVEKLGVAFGISPGLTPDLLKAATDSSLPFAPGIATASELMMALSYGFDVAKFFPAEQAGGIKGLRALAGPFPNVRFCPTGGVGEANAATWLAEPNVVAVGGSWLCPTAEIRAGNWAGITAICERTLKALKAA is encoded by the coding sequence ATGACCACGGCTGCCCAACAGAACCACCTCGTCGCGCTGTTCAAGGCTGCGACAGTCATTCCCGTCCTCACCATCGAGCGCATCCAGGATGCGGTGCCGCTGGCGCGCGCGCTGCTTGCCGGCGGGGTCCGCACGCTGGAAGTGACCTTGCGCACCCCCGTTGCGATCGAGGCGGCGCGCGCGGTGATGACCGAGGTGCCCGAGGCGGTCGTCGGCATCGGCACCATTCTCAACCCGGCCGACTTCAGCCGGGTCGAGAAGCTCGGCGTCGCGTTCGGCATCAGCCCGGGCCTGACGCCCGATCTGCTCAAGGCCGCGACCGACAGCTCCTTGCCGTTCGCGCCGGGCATTGCCACGGCCTCCGAGCTGATGATGGCGCTGTCCTACGGTTTCGACGTCGCAAAGTTCTTCCCGGCGGAGCAGGCCGGCGGCATCAAGGGCCTCCGGGCCCTTGCCGGCCCGTTCCCGAACGTGCGGTTCTGCCCGACCGGCGGGGTGGGCGAGGCCAATGCGGCGACCTGGCTGGCCGAGCCCAATGTGGTCGCGGTCGGCGGCTCGTGGCTGTGCCCGACGGCGGAGATCCGGGCCGGGAACTGGGCCGGCATAACTGCCATCTGCGAGCGGACCCTCAAGGCGCTGAAAGCCGCGTGA
- a CDS encoding acetyl-CoA acetyltransferase codes for MTASIVGWAHTPFGKFDTETVESLVTRVANEALADAGISASDVDEIVLGHFNAGFSPQDFTASLVLQADPKLRFKPATRVENACATGSAAVHQGLRAIAAGAARIVLVVGVEQMTRTPSAEIGKNLLKASYLPEDGDTVGGFAGVFGKIASSYFQIYGDQSDALALIAAKNHKNGVANPFAQMRKDFGFDFCRAESEKNPYVAGPLKRTDCSLVSDGAAALVLADAETAKGMTKSIGFRATAHAQDFLPMSKRDILQFEGCTVAWQRALEKAGVTLSDLSFVETHDCFTVAELIEYEAMGLTPKGQGARAIKEGWTLKDGKLPINPSGGLKAKGHPIGATGVSMHVMTAMQLAGQAPEGMQLKNAKLGGIFNMGGAAVANYVSVLEPLK; via the coding sequence ATGACCGCCAGCATCGTCGGATGGGCGCATACGCCGTTCGGCAAGTTCGACACCGAAACCGTCGAAAGCCTCGTCACCCGCGTCGCAAACGAGGCGCTCGCGGATGCCGGGATTTCGGCCTCCGATGTTGACGAGATCGTCCTCGGCCATTTCAACGCCGGCTTCTCGCCCCAGGATTTCACCGCCTCGCTGGTGCTGCAGGCCGACCCCAAGCTGCGCTTCAAGCCGGCCACCCGCGTCGAGAACGCCTGCGCCACGGGATCTGCCGCCGTGCACCAGGGCCTGCGCGCGATTGCCGCAGGGGCTGCCAGAATCGTCCTGGTCGTCGGCGTCGAGCAGATGACGCGCACGCCGAGCGCCGAGATCGGCAAGAACCTGCTCAAGGCCTCCTACCTGCCTGAGGACGGCGACACGGTCGGCGGCTTCGCCGGTGTGTTCGGCAAGATCGCCAGCTCCTATTTCCAGATATACGGCGACCAGTCCGATGCGCTGGCGCTGATCGCGGCCAAGAACCACAAGAACGGCGTCGCCAATCCCTTCGCCCAGATGCGCAAGGACTTCGGCTTCGACTTCTGCCGTGCCGAGAGCGAGAAGAACCCTTACGTCGCCGGTCCCCTGAAGCGCACCGACTGCTCGCTGGTCTCCGACGGTGCCGCCGCCCTGGTGCTGGCCGATGCCGAAACCGCCAAGGGCATGACCAAGTCGATCGGCTTCCGCGCCACTGCGCACGCCCAGGACTTCCTGCCGATGTCCAAGCGCGACATCCTGCAGTTCGAAGGCTGCACGGTCGCCTGGCAGCGCGCTCTGGAGAAAGCCGGTGTCACGCTGTCCGATCTCTCCTTCGTCGAGACCCATGACTGCTTCACCGTCGCCGAGCTGATCGAGTACGAAGCCATGGGCCTGACGCCGAAGGGGCAGGGCGCCCGCGCCATCAAGGAAGGCTGGACGCTGAAGGACGGCAAGCTGCCGATCAATCCGTCCGGCGGCCTCAAGGCCAAGGGCCATCCGATCGGCGCCACCGGCGTCTCCATGCACGTGATGACCGCGATGCAGCTCGCAGGCCAGGCGCCCGAGGGCATGCAGCTCAAGAACGCCAAGCTCGGCGGCATCTTCAACATGGGCGGGGCAGCCGTCGCCAACTACGTTTCGGTGCTCGAGCCGCTCAAGTAA
- a CDS encoding CaiB/BaiF CoA-transferase family protein — translation MGPLQGIKVIDMTTVLMGPYATQMLGDYGADVIKVESLDGDVTRLIGPMRHAGMGPVFLNTNRSKRSICLDLKKPAGREAVLRLLKDADVLVYNVRPQAMARLQLGYDVVSAINPRLVYAGVFGFGQDGPYAAKPAYDDLIQGATALPALMAQTGDGVPRYVPNALVDRIVGLTAVGAICASLVHRDRTGRGQRVDIPMFETMAGFVMGDHMGGLTYEPPLDKGGYARHLSRDRRPYKTSDGYLSVIVYNDKQWENFFKATGRDDLRADAKFATFAGRAANIDVVYAELARIFETRTTAEWIALLTKADVPVMPMHDLASILHDPHLEVTGFFPVVTHPTEGPIRSMKVTATWSETEAEPVRLAPRLNEHGAEILHEIGYSVDEIAAMVRDGVTRAAPE, via the coding sequence ATGGGGCCGCTGCAGGGCATCAAGGTCATCGACATGACCACCGTGCTGATGGGGCCCTATGCGACCCAGATGCTCGGCGATTACGGTGCCGACGTCATCAAGGTGGAGTCGCTGGACGGCGACGTCACCCGCCTGATCGGCCCGATGCGACACGCCGGTATGGGTCCGGTGTTCCTCAACACCAACCGCAGCAAGCGCTCGATCTGCCTCGATCTTAAGAAGCCGGCGGGCCGCGAGGCCGTGCTGCGGCTTTTGAAGGACGCCGACGTCTTGGTCTACAACGTCCGCCCGCAGGCGATGGCGCGGCTGCAGCTCGGCTACGACGTCGTCTCCGCCATCAACCCGCGCCTGGTCTATGCCGGCGTATTCGGCTTCGGCCAGGACGGCCCCTATGCCGCAAAACCCGCTTACGACGACCTGATCCAGGGCGCCACCGCGTTGCCGGCGCTGATGGCGCAGACCGGCGACGGCGTGCCGCGCTATGTGCCGAACGCGCTCGTGGACCGCATCGTCGGCCTCACCGCGGTCGGCGCGATCTGCGCCAGCCTCGTGCATCGCGACCGCACCGGCCGCGGCCAGCGCGTCGACATTCCGATGTTCGAGACCATGGCCGGCTTCGTCATGGGCGACCACATGGGCGGGCTGACCTATGAGCCGCCGCTCGACAAGGGCGGCTATGCCCGCCACCTCTCGCGCGACCGCAGGCCCTACAAGACCTCGGACGGCTATCTCAGCGTCATCGTCTACAACGACAAGCAATGGGAGAATTTTTTCAAGGCCACGGGACGCGACGACCTGCGCGCCGATGCCAAATTTGCAACCTTCGCCGGACGCGCCGCCAATATCGATGTCGTCTATGCCGAGCTCGCCCGCATCTTCGAGACGCGCACGACGGCGGAGTGGATCGCTCTGCTGACGAAAGCCGACGTGCCGGTCATGCCGATGCACGATCTCGCCTCGATCCTCCACGATCCGCATCTGGAGGTGACCGGCTTTTTCCCGGTGGTCACTCATCCGACCGAAGGGCCGATCCGCAGCATGAAGGTGACGGCGACCTGGTCCGAGACCGAGGCCGAGCCGGTACGCCTGGCACCGCGGCTCAACGAGCACGGCGCCGAAATCTTGCACGAAATCGGCTATTCCGTCGACGAGATCGCCGCCATGGTGCGCGACGGCGTTACGCGCGCGGCGCCTGAGTAG
- a CDS encoding thiolase family protein, with the protein MSFVTGVGLTSFGKHEDSSSLDLMSQAAQAALDDAGLKRTDIDGILCGYSTVSPHIMLATVFAEHFGIRPSYAHAVQVGGATGLAMTMLAHHLVEAGVAKHVLVVAGENRLTGQSRDASIQTLAQVGHPDYEVPLGPTIPAYYGLVATRYMHEYGVTQEDLAEFAVLMRTHACTHPGAQFHDPINVADVMASKPVALPLKLLDCCPVSDGGAAFVVSRERTGEAGVRIRGCAQAHTHQHVTAAPALSELGAEISIARAKQAAGLAISDVRYAAIYDSFTVTLAMLLEDLGLAGRGEAAARVRAGHFSRDGAMPLNTHGGLLSYGHCGVGGAMAHLVEAHLQMTGRAAARQVRDASIALLHGDGGVLSSHVSMFLERVR; encoded by the coding sequence ATGAGCTTCGTCACCGGCGTCGGCCTCACATCTTTCGGCAAGCACGAGGACTCCTCCTCGCTCGATCTGATGAGCCAAGCGGCGCAAGCCGCGCTCGACGATGCCGGCCTCAAGCGTACCGACATCGACGGCATCCTCTGCGGCTATTCCACCGTCTCCCCGCACATCATGCTCGCCACCGTCTTCGCCGAGCATTTCGGCATCCGCCCGTCTTACGCCCATGCCGTGCAGGTCGGCGGCGCCACGGGTCTCGCCATGACCATGCTCGCCCATCATCTCGTGGAAGCAGGCGTCGCAAAACACGTGCTCGTCGTCGCCGGCGAGAACCGTCTCACCGGGCAGAGCCGCGACGCCTCGATCCAGACGCTGGCGCAGGTCGGGCATCCCGATTACGAGGTGCCGCTCGGTCCGACCATTCCCGCTTATTACGGCCTCGTCGCCACGCGCTACATGCACGAATACGGCGTGACCCAGGAGGACCTCGCCGAGTTTGCGGTGCTGATGCGTACCCACGCCTGCACCCATCCCGGCGCGCAATTCCACGATCCCATCAATGTTGCCGACGTCATGGCCTCCAAGCCCGTGGCGCTGCCGCTCAAGCTGCTCGATTGCTGCCCGGTCTCCGACGGCGGCGCGGCGTTCGTCGTCAGCCGCGAGCGGACGGGGGAGGCGGGCGTGCGCATTCGCGGCTGCGCCCAGGCGCACACTCATCAGCATGTCACGGCAGCGCCCGCCCTCAGCGAGCTCGGCGCCGAGATCTCGATCGCTCGCGCGAAGCAGGCCGCGGGTCTCGCAATCTCCGACGTGCGCTATGCCGCGATCTACGACAGCTTTACGGTCACGCTCGCGATGCTGCTGGAAGACCTCGGGCTCGCCGGCCGCGGCGAGGCGGCCGCGCGCGTCCGCGCCGGCCATTTCAGCCGCGACGGCGCGATGCCGCTGAATACCCATGGTGGCCTGCTCAGCTACGGCCATTGCGGGGTCGGCGGCGCCATGGCGCATCTGGTCGAGGCGCATTTGCAGATGACGGGGCGGGCGGCGGCCCGCCAGGTGCGCGATGCCTCGATTGCGCTGCTGCATGGCGACGGCGGCGTGCTGTCGTCTCACGTGAGCATGTTCCTGGAGCGGGTGCGATGA
- a CDS encoding Zn-ribbon domain-containing OB-fold protein: MSERLADWTKGEEAITYQTCSSCGHVQYFYRAFCAACGESDPREVRASGKGRVYATSLVCRAATPEMRAHVPYNILLVDCAEGFRMMAHGENDLAIGDSVIASFKPFAGKLVPFFAKAK, encoded by the coding sequence ATGAGCGAGCGTCTGGCGGACTGGACCAAGGGCGAGGAAGCCATCACCTACCAGACCTGTAGCTCGTGCGGGCATGTGCAGTATTTCTACCGCGCCTTCTGCGCGGCTTGTGGCGAATCGGACCCGCGCGAGGTGCGTGCCAGCGGCAAGGGCAGGGTGTACGCGACCTCGCTGGTCTGCCGCGCGGCAACGCCGGAAATGCGCGCGCACGTGCCCTACAACATCCTGCTGGTTGATTGCGCCGAGGGCTTTCGCATGATGGCCCATGGCGAGAATGACCTCGCTATCGGCGATTCGGTCATTGCGAGCTTCAAGCCTTTTGCAGGCAAGCTGGTGCCGTTCTTTGCCAAAGCCAAATAG
- a CDS encoding carboxymuconolactone decarboxylase family protein: MARIQYSDPSKASDRTREILDKNRHANIFRMMAHSPSYFEQYCRLGGAIRHKGELDPIVRELAITRTGILCEAPYEIVAHKRIGKNVGVTDEQNEALENWQAASCFNQVQRAALAFTDEIVNLKKPTDATFKAIASKLTPGALVELQLSVGFYIMTSKFLETFEIDLQPVAEVVG; this comes from the coding sequence ATGGCCCGCATTCAGTACAGCGACCCGTCCAAGGCATCCGACCGCACCCGCGAAATCCTCGACAAGAACCGTCATGCCAACATCTTCCGGATGATGGCGCATTCGCCGAGTTACTTTGAGCAATATTGCCGCCTCGGCGGCGCGATCAGGCACAAGGGCGAGCTCGATCCGATCGTGCGCGAGCTTGCGATCACGCGCACCGGCATCCTGTGCGAGGCACCCTATGAGATCGTCGCGCACAAGCGCATCGGCAAGAATGTCGGCGTCACCGACGAGCAGAACGAGGCGCTCGAGAACTGGCAGGCCGCATCTTGCTTCAACCAGGTGCAGCGCGCCGCGCTCGCCTTCACCGACGAGATCGTGAATCTGAAGAAACCGACGGATGCGACCTTCAAGGCGATCGCGTCAAAGCTGACGCCGGGCGCGCTGGTCGAGCTCCAGCTCTCGGTCGGCTTCTACATCATGACGTCGAAGTTCCTGGAGACCTTCGAGATCGATCTTCAGCCCGTCGCCGAAGTGGTGGGCTGA
- a CDS encoding nucleoside triphosphate pyrophosphohydrolase family protein codes for MTIDEYAAWAATIAKVEEHPSNERLSYLGLGLAGEAGEVAEHIKKLLRDDWLDKAGLVEELGDVVYYWACLCAATGQRPSALLDASAAKIRRRISEAASR; via the coding sequence ATGACGATCGATGAATATGCGGCCTGGGCCGCAACCATTGCGAAAGTCGAAGAGCATCCGTCCAACGAGCGGCTGTCCTACCTCGGCCTTGGCCTTGCCGGTGAGGCCGGCGAAGTCGCCGAGCACATCAAGAAGCTCTTGCGCGACGATTGGCTCGACAAGGCGGGTCTCGTCGAAGAGCTCGGCGATGTCGTCTATTACTGGGCCTGCCTGTGCGCCGCCACCGGCCAGCGGCCATCTGCGCTGCTCGATGCCAGCGCCGCCAAGATCAGGCGACGTATCAGCGAAGCCGCGAGCCGTTAA